A portion of the Candidatus Eisenbacteria bacterium genome contains these proteins:
- a CDS encoding GlxA family transcriptional regulator: MKPRKPRRIAMLAFPDAQILDVTGPLEVFARASRWLRDHGHRVDDAYQVEIIGLTRGWIRTSSGLRLHADHGIAQVGRGIDTLLIAGGVGVKRYRSYAALLRWIRRQSTFVRRLASICTGAFLLAEAGLLAGRRATTHWSYCASFAGEFPGVRVEHDTIFVRDGAVYTSAGVTAGMDLALALVEEDFGREAALATARELVMFLKRPGGQAQFSAQLAVQLAEHEPLRDLQAYIQEHPDHELTIERLARRVSMSPRNFARVFTRQVGATPARFVTSVRVETARRLLEETTEPLEAVCAKSGLGTPESMRRAFLSALGVPPGRYRERFSRSASVAIPNPRASRATRRSV; this comes from the coding sequence ATGAAGCCGCGCAAGCCACGACGCATCGCCATGCTGGCGTTTCCGGACGCACAGATCCTCGACGTCACCGGGCCGCTCGAAGTCTTCGCCCGCGCCTCGCGCTGGCTGCGCGATCACGGCCACCGCGTCGATGACGCCTACCAGGTCGAGATCATCGGGCTCACGCGCGGCTGGATTCGAACCTCCTCGGGACTGCGCCTCCACGCCGATCACGGCATCGCGCAGGTCGGGCGCGGCATCGACACGCTGCTGATCGCGGGCGGCGTCGGCGTGAAGCGGTACCGGTCGTACGCGGCGTTGTTGCGTTGGATCCGCCGCCAATCGACCTTCGTGCGCCGCCTCGCCTCCATCTGTACCGGCGCTTTTCTGCTGGCGGAAGCCGGACTCCTCGCCGGGCGGCGCGCCACCACGCACTGGAGCTACTGCGCGAGCTTCGCGGGTGAGTTCCCGGGGGTGCGGGTCGAGCACGACACCATCTTCGTGCGCGACGGCGCCGTCTACACCTCGGCCGGCGTCACGGCGGGCATGGACCTGGCGCTCGCATTGGTCGAGGAGGACTTCGGTCGCGAGGCGGCACTCGCGACCGCGCGCGAGCTGGTGATGTTCCTCAAGCGTCCCGGCGGTCAGGCGCAGTTCAGCGCACAGCTCGCCGTGCAGCTCGCCGAGCACGAACCGCTGCGCGATCTTCAGGCCTACATCCAGGAGCACCCTGATCACGAGCTGACGATCGAACGGCTCGCCCGCCGCGTCTCGATGAGCCCGCGCAACTTTGCGCGCGTCTTCACGCGTCAGGTTGGCGCCACACCTGCGCGCTTCGTGACGTCGGTGCGCGTCGAGACCGCGCGGCGACTGCTCGAGGAGACCACCGAGCCGCTCGAGGCGGTGTGCGCGAAGAGCGGGCTCGGTACGCCCGAGTCCATGCGCCGCGCGTTTCTGTCGGCACTCGGCGTCCCACCCGGACGCTATCGCGAACGCTTCAGCCGCTCGGCATCTGTTGCGATTCCCAACCCGCGCGCCTCGCGCGCCACCCGGAGGAGTGTATGA
- a CDS encoding vanadium-dependent haloperoxidase, translated as MTSLVLALLACASLAFADVVTDANARAAEIASRQRPTPPAVRTMAIVQVSVFEAVRAITGRAPSFVANVTAKPGASVDAAVAAATHTALLELLPAEKPAIEADYQAALKPLADDQAKLDGVTVGEQAARGVLAARADDRATAPNTYLPRTSPSVYVPTTLPVTPHWGLRKPWAMRSGDQFRPAPPPALESAAWKRDLAEVRAVGASKSTTRTAEQTAIAKFWEATAPSIYWPVARAYLSARTPDVTESARLLAAAAIAMDDALIAVFDAKYAFNFWRPITATRNAPAGMREAGWEPFIDTPMHPEYPCAHCVISGALGAVLESDLAGAASPRLRSTSPTAPGVEREWATPAEFMKEVAEARIYDGVHYRNSAEVGTAQGKKVAELVMGKFPRAKR; from the coding sequence GTGACGTCGCTCGTGCTCGCGTTGCTCGCCTGCGCATCGCTGGCGTTCGCCGATGTCGTGACCGATGCCAACGCGCGCGCTGCCGAGATCGCCTCCCGACAACGCCCCACGCCGCCCGCGGTGCGGACCATGGCGATCGTCCAGGTCTCCGTGTTCGAGGCGGTGCGAGCGATCACCGGGCGCGCCCCGTCGTTCGTAGCGAACGTCACTGCGAAGCCCGGCGCGTCGGTCGACGCCGCGGTCGCGGCGGCCACTCACACCGCGTTGCTCGAACTGCTGCCCGCCGAGAAGCCCGCGATCGAGGCGGACTACCAGGCTGCGTTGAAGCCGCTCGCGGACGACCAGGCGAAGCTCGATGGCGTGACGGTCGGCGAGCAGGCCGCGCGGGGCGTGCTCGCTGCGCGCGCCGACGATCGCGCGACCGCCCCGAACACCTACCTGCCGCGCACCTCGCCCAGCGTCTACGTGCCGACGACGCTGCCGGTGACGCCGCACTGGGGACTGCGCAAGCCGTGGGCGATGCGTAGCGGCGATCAGTTTCGGCCTGCGCCGCCGCCCGCGCTCGAGAGCGCGGCCTGGAAGCGTGACCTGGCCGAAGTCCGCGCGGTCGGTGCGTCAAAGAGCACGACGCGCACCGCCGAGCAGACCGCGATCGCAAAGTTCTGGGAGGCGACCGCACCCTCGATCTACTGGCCGGTCGCGCGTGCCTACCTGAGCGCTCGCACGCCCGACGTCACCGAGAGCGCGCGCCTGCTGGCCGCCGCAGCGATCGCCATGGACGACGCGCTGATCGCGGTGTTCGACGCCAAGTACGCTTTCAACTTCTGGCGCCCGATCACCGCGACTCGAAACGCTCCGGCCGGCATGCGCGAGGCCGGATGGGAGCCCTTCATCGATACGCCGATGCACCCCGAGTATCCGTGCGCTCACTGTGTGATCTCGGGCGCGCTGGGCGCGGTGCTCGAATCCGATCTCGCAGGTGCCGCCTCGCCCAGGCTCCGCTCAACGAGTCCCACCGCACCCGGAGTCGAACGCGAGTGGGCCACCCCTGCTGAGTTCATGAAGGAAGTCGCCGAGGCGCGCATCTACGACGGCGTACACTATCGCAACTCGGCCGAGGTCGGCACCGCGCAGGGCAAAAAGGTGGCCGAACTGGTGATGGGGAAGTTCCCGCGCGCGAAGCGGTGA
- a CDS encoding transcriptional regulator: MTAPDNDQILKILRRMGIARPADLEAHGIPRARLHHMVCDGLIERRARGIYVASAHPVTAEHTLAHLAKRVPGGVFCLLSALRFHGLTTQAPAEVWIALPEKARRPRLDYPRLRVARFSGAALTEGIETHRLEKVEVRMYSAAKTVADCFKYRNKVGIDVAVEALRDFSRRKRGGADDLARFARICRVARVMQPYLDSIA; this comes from the coding sequence ATGACAGCGCCAGACAACGACCAAATCCTCAAGATTCTCAGACGAATGGGCATCGCACGCCCGGCCGACCTGGAAGCGCACGGAATCCCCAGGGCGCGGCTTCACCACATGGTGTGCGACGGGCTCATCGAGCGAAGGGCACGCGGCATCTACGTGGCCAGCGCGCACCCGGTGACCGCCGAGCACACCCTTGCCCACCTCGCGAAACGCGTGCCGGGCGGCGTCTTCTGCCTGCTGTCGGCACTGCGATTCCACGGACTCACGACTCAGGCGCCGGCCGAGGTGTGGATCGCACTGCCGGAGAAAGCCAGAAGACCACGGCTCGACTATCCGAGGCTGCGAGTCGCGCGCTTTTCGGGCGCAGCGCTGACCGAAGGCATCGAGACACATCGACTGGAGAAGGTCGAGGTGCGGATGTACTCGGCCGCGAAGACGGTCGCGGACTGCTTCAAGTACCGCAACAAAGTCGGAATCGACGTCGCCGTCGAGGCCCTGCGCGACTTCAGTCGACGCAAGCGCGGCGGTGCGGACGACCTGGCGCGCTTCGCGCGCATCTGCCGGGTCGCTCGCGTCATGCAGCCGTACCTCGACTCGATCGCATGA
- a CDS encoding T9SS type A sorting domain-containing protein codes for MDDRYQPAEPDLAGASTARIAERRAFAFTRLRPHTLVSHTPFDAVYVPTASQPHVEVTAENAAWFRAELEQCEVGGGARVMPALSLRAGPNPFGGTLRIDFAVAGAGPAALEVFGIDGRRVRALQSAAVTSGTRAVSWDGRDDGGRTAPPGVYFVRLSADGVAVTRRVVRFW; via the coding sequence ATGGACGACCGTTACCAACCCGCCGAGCCGGACCTGGCCGGAGCATCGACCGCGCGTATCGCTGAGCGCCGAGCCTTCGCCTTCACGCGGCTCCGCCCTCACACTTTGGTGTCGCACACGCCGTTCGACGCCGTGTACGTGCCGACCGCGAGTCAGCCGCACGTCGAGGTCACGGCGGAGAACGCGGCGTGGTTCCGTGCGGAGCTGGAGCAGTGCGAGGTGGGGGGGGGCGCGCGGGTGATGCCGGCGCTCAGCCTGCGCGCGGGGCCGAACCCGTTCGGCGGCACGCTGCGCATCGACTTCGCGGTTGCGGGAGCGGGGCCGGCGGCGCTCGAAGTGTTCGGGATCGATGGGCGGCGCGTGCGGGCTCTGCAGTCGGCCGCGGTCACGAGCGGAACGCGCGCGGTGTCGTGGGACGGGCGCGACGACGGCGGCCGCACGGCTCCGCCTGGCGTCTACTTCGTGCGGCTCTCGGCGGACGGGGTGGCGGTGACGCGGCGGGTGGTGAGGTTTTGGTGA